The following are encoded in a window of Sutcliffiella horikoshii genomic DNA:
- a CDS encoding YbaB/EbfC family nucleoid-associated protein gives MRGGGMGNMQKMMKQMQKMQKDMAKAQEELAEKTMEGTAGGGMVTVVVNGQKEIIEVNIKEEVVDPEDIEMLQDLVLAATNDALKKMEELTNDTMGQFTKGLNMPGLF, from the coding sequence ATGCGTGGCGGCGGAATGGGTAACATGCAAAAAATGATGAAACAAATGCAAAAGATGCAAAAGGATATGGCGAAAGCACAGGAAGAGCTAGCTGAAAAGACAATGGAAGGAACTGCTGGCGGTGGAATGGTCACAGTGGTAGTCAATGGTCAAAAAGAAATCATTGAAGTGAATATTAAGGAAGAAGTAGTAGACCCGGAAGATATCGAAATGCTTCAAGACTTAGTTCTTGCTGCAACAAACGATGCCCTTAAGAAAATGGAAGAGCTGACAAACGATACAATGGGCCAGTTCACTAAAGGGTTAAACATGCCAGGACTATTCTAG
- the recR gene encoding recombination mediator RecR, with the protein MHYPEPISKLIDSFMKLPGIGPKTAARLAFFVLNMKEDTVLDFAKALVNAKRNLSYCSICGHITDKDPCYICEDNRRDRTIICVVQETKDVIAMEKMRDYNGLYHVLHGAISPMDGIGPEDIKIPELIKRLQDDEVQELILATNPNIEGEATAMYISRLLKPSGIKMTRIAHGLPVGGDLEYADEVTLSKALEGRREI; encoded by the coding sequence ATGCATTATCCTGAGCCTATATCAAAGCTGATTGACAGCTTTATGAAATTGCCAGGTATCGGCCCGAAAACGGCCGCTCGTCTGGCTTTTTTCGTACTTAACATGAAAGAAGATACCGTATTGGACTTTGCAAAAGCATTAGTAAATGCAAAGAGAAACCTTTCCTATTGTTCTATATGCGGACATATCACAGATAAAGATCCTTGCTATATATGTGAGGATAATAGAAGAGACAGAACCATTATCTGCGTGGTACAGGAAACGAAAGATGTTATCGCGATGGAAAAAATGCGGGACTATAATGGTCTTTATCATGTCCTTCACGGAGCAATATCCCCAATGGATGGAATCGGTCCAGAGGATATCAAAATACCGGAACTTATTAAACGATTGCAAGATGATGAAGTGCAAGAACTCATCCTTGCAACCAACCCAAATATTGAAGGCGAAGCAACCGCGATGTATATTTCTAGACTATTAAAGCCATCCGGAATAAAAATGACCCGTATTGCTCATGGACTTCCTGTTGGAGGAGATCTAGAATATGCAGATGAGGTAACGTTATCCAAAGCCCTTGAAGGCAGAAGAGAAATATAA
- a CDS encoding YaaL family protein, whose product MFFRKKDRLKKQYDAKLMETTEDCKNRWAKQKSLVDKSVDPSEEVICQLKVAEAKYLFLLREVRTRMVKK is encoded by the coding sequence ATGTTTTTTCGAAAAAAAGACCGCTTAAAAAAACAATATGATGCCAAGTTGATGGAAACAACGGAAGACTGTAAGAATCGCTGGGCCAAACAAAAAAGTTTGGTAGATAAAAGCGTCGATCCTTCAGAAGAAGTCATCTGTCAATTGAAAGTTGCAGAAGCAAAGTATCTCTTCCTATTAAGGGAAGTCCGAACTCGTATGGTAAAGAAGTAG
- a CDS encoding pro-sigmaK processing inhibitor BofA family protein: MEPLLVIGVICGLILLVLLVGTPIKPLRFAGQALIKVMIGALFLFFLNAFGNSMGIYVPINPATAAVSGLLGIPGVVSLVIIQMYIL, translated from the coding sequence ATGGAACCGTTACTTGTAATAGGTGTGATATGCGGGTTGATCCTGCTTGTTCTGTTGGTGGGGACACCGATAAAACCGTTGCGCTTTGCAGGACAGGCGCTTATAAAAGTAATGATCGGTGCACTTTTTCTATTCTTTTTAAATGCATTCGGAAACTCGATGGGGATTTATGTACCAATCAATCCTGCTACCGCTGCAGTCTCAGGTCTGCTGGGGATACCGGGCGTCGTATCATTGGTGATCATTCAAATGTATATATTATAA
- a CDS encoding sigma factor G inhibitor Gin translates to MKSAIHSSFGETCIVCEEQKEKGIHLYTEFICTECEETMLQTDVEDPKYKFYLKQLKKITIPKIYS, encoded by the coding sequence ATGAAGTCAGCCATTCATTCATCATTTGGGGAAACGTGTATAGTTTGTGAAGAACAAAAAGAAAAAGGAATCCATTTATACACCGAGTTTATCTGCACGGAATGTGAGGAAACGATGCTTCAGACGGATGTGGAAGATCCAAAATATAAGTTTTATCTAAAACAGTTGAAAAAGATCACCATTCCAAAAATTTATTCGTAG
- a CDS encoding aminotransferase class I/II-fold pyridoxal phosphate-dependent enzyme — translation MLDQKKTPLFSGLKSHWEATPLSGHVPGHKFGTVFPEKARVYFNDILKLDVTEITGMDDLHDPEGMIAEAQHLASDLYGSEQTFFLVNGSTVGNLAMILATCRRGSKVLVQRNCHKSVLNGLELAGADPVFLPCEVDDNMGVAVSVDLAYLYKALETTEGVTAVVLTNPNYYGVAIDLEDVVKAIHSYNIPVLVDEAHGAHFLLGEPFPNSALASGADVVVQSAHKTLPAMTMGSWLHVQGKMVVKERIFHYLKMLQSSSPSYPLMASLDIARYHLASMSPQVIETIVEDIKGVHHALKTVKEVEVVKPRDNRLLVDPLKLTLRSNNGLSGFELSTLLEKEGLFVELADPKNVLIILPLAVNEKKHDMIERIVRAVSKETEGSLRKEQIILPPFPAEISELSIPFSEQADYQRVKCLIEEAIGEVAAEAIVPYPPGIPLLFNGEKITSSTVEYIKALQQIGARFQASEAFKSNYIYIYKKIKE, via the coding sequence ATGTTAGATCAAAAAAAGACACCTTTGTTTTCAGGATTAAAGAGTCATTGGGAAGCTACACCATTGTCTGGGCATGTCCCTGGTCATAAGTTTGGTACTGTTTTTCCTGAGAAAGCAAGGGTTTATTTTAACGATATATTGAAGTTGGATGTGACGGAGATTACAGGGATGGATGATTTACATGATCCAGAGGGCATGATAGCTGAGGCGCAGCACTTGGCCAGTGACTTATATGGTTCTGAACAAACATTTTTTCTCGTGAATGGTTCCACAGTAGGAAACTTGGCCATGATTTTAGCTACATGCAGGAGAGGTAGCAAGGTCCTGGTGCAGAGAAATTGTCATAAGTCAGTTTTGAATGGATTGGAGCTTGCAGGAGCAGATCCCGTTTTTTTACCATGTGAAGTGGATGATAATATGGGTGTTGCCGTCTCTGTCGACTTAGCTTATCTATACAAGGCATTGGAAACGACAGAAGGTGTAACGGCTGTGGTGTTGACCAACCCTAATTATTATGGGGTGGCAATAGATTTGGAAGATGTCGTAAAGGCTATACATAGTTATAATATACCTGTTTTAGTGGATGAAGCGCATGGTGCCCACTTTCTATTAGGGGAACCTTTTCCTAATTCGGCATTGGCAAGTGGAGCGGATGTGGTGGTGCAATCTGCGCATAAGACACTGCCTGCAATGACGATGGGTTCATGGTTGCATGTACAGGGGAAAATGGTGGTGAAAGAAAGAATCTTTCATTATCTTAAAATGTTGCAATCGAGCAGCCCTTCTTATCCTTTAATGGCATCCTTGGATATTGCCAGATACCATCTTGCAAGTATGTCCCCACAGGTGATAGAAACAATTGTAGAAGATATTAAAGGCGTCCACCATGCGCTGAAGACGGTAAAGGAAGTAGAAGTGGTTAAGCCAAGAGACAATCGTTTACTTGTCGACCCTTTAAAGCTTACATTGCGCTCCAACAACGGGCTGAGTGGGTTTGAACTTTCCACTCTTTTAGAAAAGGAAGGCCTTTTTGTGGAGCTGGCAGACCCTAAAAATGTATTAATTATTTTGCCACTAGCGGTTAATGAGAAAAAACATGATATGATAGAGAGAATAGTCCGGGCTGTATCCAAAGAAACAGAAGGAAGCTTGAGAAAGGAACAGATTATACTTCCTCCCTTTCCGGCTGAGATTAGTGAACTTTCCATTCCTTTCAGCGAACAAGCGGACTATCAAAGGGTAAAATGCCTGATAGAGGAAGCAATTGGTGAAGTCGCTGCCGAAGCGATCGTGCCGTATCCTCCTGGAATCCCACTTTTATTTAATGGGGAGAAGATAACAAGCTCCACGGTGGAATACATAAAGGCTCTTCAGCAGATCGGTGCGAGGTTTCAAGCAAGCGAAGCGTTTAAAAGTAATTATATTTATATATATAAGAAGATAAAGGAGTAA
- the tmk gene encoding dTMP kinase, protein MKGLFITFEGPEGAGKTSVIQKLAAELTEQEYPILLTREPGGIAIAEQIRHVILDCDNTEMDARTEALLYAAARRQHLVERVIPALKENKIVLCDRFIDSSLAYQGYARGIGVEDVLSINEFATEKMLPSLTIYFDIEPEAGLKRIAANNNREINRLDQEKLDFHYKVKEGYDLVKEKYGERIRVVDASMDFESVCNQAREVLISYFSKHGF, encoded by the coding sequence GTGAAGGGATTATTTATTACATTTGAAGGACCTGAGGGTGCAGGGAAGACGTCTGTCATTCAAAAGTTGGCAGCTGAATTGACTGAACAGGAATATCCCATCTTACTAACAAGGGAACCAGGCGGCATCGCAATAGCCGAACAGATCCGTCATGTTATATTAGATTGTGACAATACCGAGATGGATGCGAGAACGGAAGCATTGCTATATGCTGCTGCTCGCCGTCAGCACTTGGTGGAGCGGGTCATACCTGCATTGAAGGAAAATAAGATTGTCCTGTGTGACCGTTTTATCGATAGTTCTCTTGCGTATCAAGGGTATGCGAGGGGAATTGGTGTAGAAGACGTGCTTAGCATCAATGAGTTCGCAACAGAAAAAATGTTGCCTTCGCTAACGATTTATTTTGACATAGAGCCGGAAGCAGGACTTAAGCGAATAGCAGCGAATAATAATCGAGAAATAAACCGTTTAGATCAAGAAAAACTAGATTTCCATTATAAAGTGAAAGAAGGATATGATCTTGTAAAAGAAAAGTATGGAGAAAGAATTAGGGTGGTGGATGCGTCCATGGATTTCGAATCCGTATGCAACCAAGCTCGAGAGGTTCTCATCTCCTATTTTTCCAAACACGGATTCTAA
- a CDS encoding cyclic-di-AMP receptor yields MKMIMAVIQDKDSNRLMNALVEHNFRATKLASTGGFLKSGNTTFMIGTEDVRVQKALDIIKDNCQHRQQLVAPVSPMGGNADSYVPYPVEVEVGGATVFVLPIEHFHQF; encoded by the coding sequence ATGAAGATGATTATGGCAGTTATCCAGGATAAAGACAGTAATCGTTTAATGAATGCTTTGGTGGAACATAATTTCCGTGCAACAAAACTTGCGAGTACAGGCGGCTTTTTGAAGTCTGGAAATACCACGTTTATGATTGGAACGGAAGACGTTCGCGTACAAAAGGCATTGGATATCATTAAAGACAATTGCCAGCACCGTCAGCAATTGGTTGCACCTGTTTCACCTATGGGTGGGAATGCAGATTCCTATGTTCCATACCCGGTAGAGGTGGAAGTGGGCGGCGCAACGGTCTTTGTATTACCTATTGAGCATTTTCATCAATTCTAA
- a CDS encoding YaaR family protein has translation MKISTDLRTNVDNARLDMRSGSAATTAFGEVMQRHSSKLHNQQLQVLMKDIELVGDRLGNSRSFQDLAKYKTLVKRFMEEAVEFGMELNQSHHWSHDGHSRHLQVVKQVDEELLGLTEKVMSQEESRINILSSIGEIKGLLINLYM, from the coding sequence ATGAAAATTTCAACCGATCTTAGAACAAACGTAGACAATGCAAGGTTGGATATGAGAAGCGGCTCTGCTGCCACCACTGCCTTTGGGGAGGTCATGCAAAGACACTCCAGCAAGTTGCATAACCAACAGTTGCAGGTACTGATGAAAGATATAGAATTAGTAGGCGACCGCTTGGGGAATTCTCGCTCTTTCCAAGACTTGGCCAAGTATAAAACACTTGTAAAACGTTTTATGGAAGAAGCGGTTGAATTTGGAATGGAGTTAAACCAGTCCCACCATTGGTCACATGATGGACATTCAAGGCATCTGCAAGTGGTAAAGCAGGTGGACGAGGAACTTCTCGGCCTAACGGAAAAGGTCATGAGCCAAGAAGAGTCAAGAATAAACATATTAAGCAGTATTGGTGAGATCAAAGGGTTGCTCATCAATTTATATATGTAG
- the holB gene encoding DNA polymerase III subunit delta', producing MIKSWSDLQNQPTVARIVTNSLERNRIAHAYLLDGMKGTGKKEVSYLFAKSLLCKDLQGVNPCQSCSNCKRIDSRNHPDVHVVEPDGNSIKKQQIQFLQEEFTKTGLESKRKIYIIDHADKMTTNAANSLLKFLEEPNQETFAFLLTENVNQMLNTIISRCQPLSFRALTSEGLVAKLTAEDIPLPLAKSAASLTNSLEEAVELCRDDWFALARSLVIKLYEAIFNRPQASLLFIQEKWMPHFSDRKQLEIGLDLMLFIYKDMLYAQLSKEEQLVFVDEKELIQKLALQTTQQRVTEQLSYILQSKSRLASNVNPHLLMEQLALNLQEGY from the coding sequence GTGATTAAAAGTTGGTCGGATCTACAAAACCAGCCTACCGTTGCAAGAATTGTTACAAACAGTTTAGAGCGGAATAGAATAGCCCATGCATATTTGCTGGATGGGATGAAGGGCACCGGAAAAAAAGAAGTAAGCTACCTATTTGCAAAAAGCTTATTGTGTAAAGACTTACAAGGAGTCAATCCGTGTCAGAGCTGTTCAAATTGTAAGCGAATAGATTCGAGGAATCATCCAGATGTCCATGTCGTGGAACCGGATGGTAACTCTATAAAGAAGCAACAAATTCAATTCTTGCAAGAGGAATTCACGAAAACTGGTTTGGAATCTAAGAGGAAAATCTATATTATTGATCATGCAGATAAGATGACGACCAATGCAGCCAATAGTTTACTGAAATTCTTGGAAGAACCGAACCAAGAAACGTTTGCTTTCTTATTGACGGAAAATGTCAATCAAATGTTAAATACCATCATCTCCAGGTGTCAGCCGTTATCATTCCGCGCATTAACATCAGAAGGACTGGTAGCAAAGCTTACAGCGGAAGATATTCCACTGCCATTAGCCAAGTCAGCGGCATCTTTAACGAATAGTTTAGAGGAAGCAGTAGAATTATGTCGAGATGATTGGTTTGCGCTGGCTAGAAGCTTAGTGATAAAATTGTATGAAGCAATATTTAATCGTCCTCAGGCATCTTTGCTATTTATACAAGAAAAATGGATGCCCCATTTTTCCGATAGAAAGCAACTGGAGATAGGTTTAGATTTAATGCTATTTATTTATAAAGATATGCTGTATGCTCAGTTATCCAAAGAGGAGCAGCTGGTGTTTGTCGACGAGAAAGAATTGATTCAAAAGTTGGCACTCCAGACGACTCAACAGCGAGTGACCGAGCAATTGTCCTATATATTACAGAGCAAATCTCGGTTGGCATCGAATGTGAATCCGCACCTTCTCATGGAACAATTAGCGTTAAACTTGCAGGAGGGATATTAG
- a CDS encoding PSP1 domain-containing protein: MYEVVGVRFKKAGKIYYFDPNGLDIKDNEFVIVETVRGVEFGKAVIGQKKVEENDVVLPLKKVLRIADQKDRLIVEENKKAANEAFDVCFGKVNDHGLDMKLVDVEYTFDRNKIIFYFTADGRVDFRELVKDLASIFRTRIELRQIGVRDEAKLLGGIGPCGRMLCCSTFLGDFEPVSIKMAKDQNLSLNPSKISGLCGRLMCCLKYENDEYESAKEQLPDLDEVIKTPNGVGRVVGLNILERVLQVELSGKDRVVEFSLDELLQEGAVSTQATD, translated from the coding sequence TTGTATGAAGTAGTGGGAGTTCGTTTTAAAAAAGCAGGAAAAATATACTATTTTGACCCAAATGGGCTTGATATAAAAGATAATGAGTTTGTCATTGTGGAAACAGTAAGAGGCGTGGAGTTCGGAAAGGCTGTCATCGGTCAAAAGAAAGTCGAAGAAAATGATGTCGTACTGCCTTTGAAAAAAGTACTCCGCATTGCTGATCAGAAAGACCGACTTATTGTAGAAGAAAATAAAAAGGCTGCAAACGAAGCGTTTGATGTATGTTTCGGTAAAGTAAATGACCATGGGCTGGACATGAAGCTAGTCGATGTGGAATACACATTTGATCGAAATAAGATCATCTTCTATTTCACAGCCGATGGACGTGTGGATTTCAGGGAACTTGTAAAAGACCTTGCTTCCATATTCCGTACCAGAATCGAACTTAGACAAATTGGTGTTCGTGATGAAGCCAAACTTTTGGGTGGTATCGGCCCTTGTGGACGCATGCTTTGCTGTTCCACATTCCTGGGAGACTTTGAACCGGTATCCATCAAAATGGCGAAGGATCAAAACCTGTCGTTGAATCCTTCCAAGATTTCTGGACTATGTGGTCGTCTAATGTGCTGTCTGAAGTATGAAAATGACGAATACGAGTCCGCCAAAGAACAATTACCGGATTTGGATGAAGTAATAAAAACACCAAATGGGGTAGGCCGGGTTGTAGGATTGAATATACTCGAACGCGTGCTTCAAGTGGAGTTGTCCGGGAAGGACCGAGTGGTCGAATTTTCTCTAGACGAATTACTTCAAGAGGGAGCCGTTTCAACGCAAGCCACAGATTAA
- the yabA gene encoding DNA replication initiation control protein YabA, which translates to MDKKEIFDSVSNMEEQIGHLYKQLGDLKEHLALIIEENNSVLVENSHLRKRLEQMTAVEEQAPLPEHKRKRKQQEQKQTDVGEGYDNLARLYQEGFHICNLNFGSPRKEGDCMFCLSFLNKK; encoded by the coding sequence TTGGACAAGAAGGAAATATTTGATTCTGTCAGCAATATGGAAGAACAGATCGGACATCTATATAAACAGCTTGGAGATTTAAAAGAACACCTTGCCCTGATTATAGAAGAGAATAACAGTGTGCTAGTGGAAAATAGCCACCTCCGCAAACGTCTAGAGCAGATGACGGCTGTGGAGGAGCAGGCTCCATTGCCGGAACATAAACGCAAGAGAAAGCAGCAGGAGCAAAAACAGACGGATGTGGGCGAGGGTTATGATAATTTGGCCAGGCTCTATCAGGAAGGGTTTCATATTTGCAACCTGAATTTCGGCAGTCCCCGCAAAGAAGGGGATTGTATGTTTTGCTTGTCTTTTCTTAATAAGAAGTAG
- a CDS encoding tRNA1(Val) (adenine(37)-N6)-methyltransferase has protein sequence MKEVDLIGDERLDYLLAENLRIIQSPSVFSFSLDAVLLAQFVYVPIQKGNIMDLCTGNGIIPLLLSKRTRGNITGVEIQERLAGMAERSFSYNGLEDRLKIINMDLKELPAMLENKKYDVVTCNPPYFPLTEQEEKINSNIHYAIARHEIECTLQDVVRVCSQITKQGGKVAFVHRPGRLLDIISLMRKYRIEPKRLQFVHSKLGKPANTLLIEGIKDGNPDLKILPPLLVYDEKGEYTPEVRKMLFGEEQV, from the coding sequence ATGAAAGAGGTAGACCTTATAGGCGATGAGCGTTTGGATTATTTGTTGGCGGAGAATTTGCGGATAATACAGAGTCCCTCTGTGTTTTCCTTTTCGTTGGATGCTGTCCTATTGGCACAATTTGTGTATGTTCCGATCCAAAAAGGAAACATTATGGACCTTTGCACAGGCAATGGCATTATCCCGCTACTATTAAGTAAGCGGACAAGAGGGAATATCACAGGAGTAGAAATCCAAGAACGGCTTGCCGGCATGGCTGAGCGAAGCTTTTCTTATAATGGGTTAGAGGATCGTTTGAAAATCATTAATATGGATTTGAAAGAGCTTCCGGCAATGTTAGAGAACAAGAAATATGATGTGGTGACGTGCAATCCTCCTTATTTTCCTTTAACAGAGCAGGAAGAAAAGATAAACAGTAATATTCACTATGCCATCGCAAGGCATGAAATAGAATGCACACTGCAGGATGTGGTACGGGTTTGCAGCCAAATTACGAAACAAGGCGGTAAAGTCGCTTTTGTACATCGTCCTGGCAGGCTACTTGATATCATCTCCTTGATGAGAAAATACCGCATAGAACCAAAGCGTCTTCAATTTGTTCATTCTAAACTAGGAAAACCCGCAAACACACTTCTAATAGAAGGAATTAAGGACGGCAATCCCGACTTAAAAATCCTCCCACCACTTTTGGTGTACGACGAAAAAGGCGAATACACACCAGAAGTAAGGAAAATGCTTTTTGGAGAAGAACAAGTTTAA
- the rsmI gene encoding 16S rRNA (cytidine(1402)-2'-O)-methyltransferase produces MDLWQQNSFSESYTQGRLYLIPTPIGNLEDITYRSLRMLKEVDYIAAEDTRNTKKLCNYFEITTPLISYHEHNKEQSGRKIIDLLKDGKDIGLVSDAGMPSISDPGYEIVVEALEEKLYVVPLPGANAALTALIASGLVSQPFYFYGFLDRQKKEKKKELERLKKFTDTFILYESPHRLKDTLSLMHDILGNRSIVMSRELTKKFEEFTRGSISDVLALYEEQGIKGECCIIIEGSSEEDSDETESWWQDLSIIEHVQQVMETEGHSSKEAIKQVSKERNLPKREVYQAFHVE; encoded by the coding sequence ATGGATTTATGGCAACAAAATAGCTTCAGCGAATCTTACACTCAAGGCAGACTTTATCTTATACCTACCCCAATTGGGAACCTAGAAGACATCACCTACCGTTCCCTAAGGATGCTTAAAGAAGTCGACTATATCGCTGCAGAAGATACAAGAAACACCAAAAAACTATGTAACTATTTTGAAATAACCACTCCACTGATCAGTTATCACGAACACAACAAAGAACAAAGCGGTAGAAAAATAATTGATCTATTAAAAGATGGCAAGGACATTGGTCTCGTCAGTGATGCCGGCATGCCGTCCATCTCAGATCCTGGTTATGAAATAGTGGTAGAAGCACTCGAAGAAAAGCTGTATGTCGTTCCTTTGCCAGGAGCAAACGCAGCACTAACAGCTTTAATCGCATCCGGATTAGTTTCACAGCCTTTTTATTTTTATGGTTTCCTTGATCGTCAAAAGAAGGAAAAGAAAAAGGAACTGGAGCGGCTGAAAAAGTTCACAGATACCTTTATTCTTTACGAATCCCCACATCGTTTGAAGGACACACTCAGCCTGATGCATGACATTCTTGGTAACCGGTCCATCGTTATGAGCCGCGAACTTACGAAAAAATTTGAAGAGTTCACAAGAGGCAGCATCTCTGATGTATTGGCTCTTTATGAGGAACAAGGAATCAAGGGTGAGTGTTGCATTATAATAGAAGGAAGTAGTGAAGAAGACAGCGATGAAACAGAATCCTGGTGGCAGGACCTTTCAATTATAGAGCATGTCCAACAGGTAATGGAGACAGAAGGCCATTCATCCAAAGAAGCTATCAAACAAGTCTCCAAAGAACGAAACCTCCCAAAACGAGAAGTATACCAAGCATTTCATGTGGAATAG
- a CDS encoding AbrB/MazE/SpoVT family DNA-binding domain-containing protein gives MKSTGIVRKVDELGRVVIPIELRRTLGIAEKDALEIYVDDEKIILKKYKPNMTCQVTGEVSDNNLTLADGKIILSREGAEKIIQEIQNNLQAK, from the coding sequence ATGAAATCTACTGGTATTGTACGTAAAGTTGACGAGTTAGGCCGCGTGGTTATTCCTATCGAGCTTCGCAGAACTTTAGGAATTGCAGAAAAAGACGCTTTGGAGATTTATGTTGATGACGAAAAAATCATCTTGAAAAAATATAAGCCAAACATGACTTGCCAAGTTACTGGTGAAGTTTCTGACAACAACCTTACTCTTGCAGATGGAAAAATCATCTTAAGCCGTGAAGGTGCAGAAAAAATTATCCAAGAGATCCAAAACAACTTACAAGCTAAGTAA